Proteins from a single region of Pyrus communis chromosome 6, drPyrComm1.1, whole genome shotgun sequence:
- the LOC137736549 gene encoding rust resistance kinase Lr10-like, translated as MVKIVIVVVVCMKRNQRGSSVNLDFLTLTMNKFLNDMEREKPIKFTSQQLRIATDNFTNLLGQGGFGAVYKGIFSNGTLVAVKVLNGSSDKRIEEQFMAEVSTIGRIHHFNLVRLYGFCFEKHLRALVYEYMGNGSLDKYLFRSNAVLLAFEKFHEIAVGTARGIAYLHEECQQRIIHYDIKPENILLDANFFPKVADFGLAKLCNRDNTHITMTGGRGTPGYAAPEVWLRFPITHKCDVYSFGMLLFEIIGRRRNQDDNIQDSQDWFPRWVWKKFEPGELGELMVVCGIEEKDKERAERMVKVALWCVQYMPEARPLMSAVVKMLEGAVEIPTPSTNPFQHLMPVAPYPTAPVYDTSNPTYTTSTSGSDPCQTVTKYSVVRGTPIMRRYEIEIAST; from the coding sequence ATGGTGAAGATCGTTATCGTGGTGGTCGTTTGCATGAAAAGGAATCAGAGAGGCAGCTCTGTTAATCTAGACTTTCTGACACTCACAATGAACAAGTTTCTAAACGATATGGAAAGAGAGAAGCCCATCAAGTTCACTTCTCAACAACTTCGCATTGCGACTGATAACTTCACCAACCTGTTGGGCCAAGGAGGTTTTGGTGCAGTTTATAAAGGGATATTTAGCAATGGAACCCTTGTGGCCGTTAAGGTTCTAAATGGGAGCTCAGACAAAAGAATCGAGGAACAATTCATGGCGGAAGTTAGTACAATCGGAAGAATCCATCACTTCAATTTGGTCCGTCTTTATGGATTTTGCTTTGAGAAACACCTCAGAGCACTTGTTTATGAGTACATGGGAAATGGATCGCTTGACAAGTACTTATTTCGTAGCAACGCGGTGCTCTTAGCATTTGAGAAGTTTCATGAAATTGCTGTTGGGACGGCGAGAGGGATCGCTTACTTGCATGAAGAATGTCAACAACGAATAATCCATTACGATATAAAACCTGAAAATATTCTTTTGGATGCAAACTTCTTTCCAAAAGTAGCTGATTTCGGTTTGGCCAAGTTGTGTAACAGGGACAATACTCACATAACCATGACAGGGGGGAGAGGGACTCCGGGTTATGCTGCACCGGAAGTTTGGCTGAGGTTTCCTATAACACACAAATGTGACGTGTACAGCTTTGGAATGCTATTGTTTGAGATCATAGGAAGGAGAAGGAATCAGGACGACAATATTCAAGATAGCCAAGATTGGTTCCCGAGGTGGGTATGGAAGAAGTTTGAACCGGGGGAATTAGGAGAGCTGATGGTAGTCTGTGGAATAGAGGAGAAAGATAAAGAGAGGGCAGAGAGAATGGTAAAGGTAGCCCTGTGGTGTGTACAGTATATGCCCGAGGCAAGGCCCTTGATGAGTGCCGTGGTTAAAATGTTGGAAGGTGCAGTTGAGATTCCTACACCTTCAACTAACCCTTTCCAGCACTTGATGCCGGTCGCTCCGTACCCTACTGCACCTGTTTATGATACTTCAAATCCAACATATACAACAAGCACTTCTGGTTCGGATCCTTGTCAGACTGTCACTAAATATAGCGTCGTACGTGGTACTCCTATCATGAGGAGATATGAGATTGAAATAGCGTCTACCTAG